The window TGCTTCATGCGGCCGCCGTTCTCGTTGATCAGTTGCCGAACCCGTTCCCGATCGGTTATGAACTCCTCTTGATCCGGTTCCCGGTCGTTCCCGATGGACTCCCCCTTTTCGAGCCGATTGCGGATCGCGAGAAACCCCCCGAGCAAGGCGAGCCCGATGATCCCGACAGCCGCGGCGACGTGTGGCCCCCCGCCGAGCTGGAGGATCGGTTCCCGGCCGTACGATACCGGCCCGTAGGAACCGAACTCGATC of the Halobiforma lacisalsi AJ5 genome contains:
- a CDS encoding helix-turn-helix transcriptional regulator, encoding MRRHFRHSGSIVALTLSSSEFSVGIEFGSYGPVSYGREPILQLGGGPHVAAAVGIIGLALLGGFLAIRNRLEKGESIGNDREPDQEEFITDRERVRQLINENGGRMKQSRIVDSVDWSKAKVSRLLAELEEEGKVTKLRLGRENLVCLPDHEPTASKSREQPQNE